The nucleotide sequence GTTGCCTGGTACTACGGCAGAAATGATTACCACGTTGAACTTGTTGCATCACAAAACGGAGAAACTGTTCTCACCACCGAAATTCCCAGGGAGATGGTCAGTTACGAAAAAGGCGGCTCCTTTCTGCTCGCGTCGTTTCGCTCCCTGATAAACCTGCCCGGTGACGGGGAGTGGCAGCTCAGCCTCTTTGTAGTCAGCGCAGACGGAAGCCGCCTGAAGGGCGGCGATGCAGTAATTCAGGCAGGAACGGGACGTCTGAGCGGCGAATTCCGTCACTTTTCGCTGCAGCATTACGCGGGTCTGGCGGCCCTTGTTTTATTGTGGTTTCTGGTTATCAGAGCAGCCCGACGGGGGACCGGAGAACAGCGCCGACGGATCGAGTTGATTCTTGTTGTCAGCCTCTGGCTGAATGAAATAATCTATCAGTTTTACTGGTATTTTACCGGAGGATGGTATGCGGGCTGGGCCCTGATGGTACAGATGTGCGGCCTTTCCATCTTAATTCTCTGTTTTGTTTTTGCTCTGCCCGCAGGAAAGACCCGGCAGATACTCTTCGAGCTTATTTTTTTCTGGGGAATCGGCGGTGCACTCCAGGCCCTGCTGGCACCGGATATCGGATACCGGGGTTTTCCGGAATACAAGTATTTCTCTTTTTTTATCTCCCACGGACTTATAATTGCCTGCGGGACCTATCTTGTGGCAGGCCGGGGTTTCAGACCAAGCCTTGTATCGGTTTTCCGGGTAATTCTGATAAGCAATA is from Marispirochaeta sp. and encodes:
- a CDS encoding TIGR02206 family membrane protein: MKNFPPRLAVFFLVSLVTVQISFLLIDAAVPAGLKSSAPRSGGEYAIPVPIEGVAWYYGRNDYHVELVASQNGETVLTTEIPREMVSYEKGGSFLLASFRSLINLPGDGEWQLSLFVVSADGSRLKGGDAVIQAGTGRLSGEFRHFSLQHYAGLAALVLLWFLVIRAARRGTGEQRRRIELILVVSLWLNEIIYQFYWYFTGGWYAGWALMVQMCGLSILILCFVFALPAGKTRQILFELIFFWGIGGALQALLAPDIGYRGFPEYKYFSFFISHGLIIACGTYLVAGRGFRPSLVSVFRVILISNIVVFCAWWINLALEHIPPFQRGNYFVIGFPPPTGSMVDILAKIFGPAPWYAAGLEIMGLALFLTMWLPFGVRGLVKRSG